TAATGTTTTATTAGCAGCACTgaagtgattttgttttttggtgCCTGCTAGCTCTCAACAGTGTGATGTGCAGTGGCTCACTGTGTCTCTTGGCCCTCCCCAGCCACTCTGTGGTGGTGGCCTCCTTTGAGAAACTGTCTTTGAGGTCTCTTGCCAAGTTtaatcccttcccttccttcccaaccaaactgcagcagctgatgtTCAGGAGCAGGAGGCAAGGACTAAGTAATGTTGGGAGAGAAGGAACCTCTTGGTCCTTGTCTCTTTGCCACACAGAGAAGTTGCGGCAGTGCACAGAAGACGACAGATTGTCAAACCACAGGAATAGCTTTGTTTGCTCTGCTGAGCTTTAATACAATAAGAGTGCTATCTGCTACTTTAATCTAACTGGGGCATTTAATTTCACTAGTAATTAGGTTTAAGATCATCTCATTTCACTTTcctaaaattgaaaaatacttcACCAGTGAGGTCATGGTGAGCTGGTCCTTTCACAGAAGGGGCTTTGTACTGAGTGCTGCTGGGCCTTCGGCTGGGAGAGTGCTGGTCAGGAGCATCCACTTTAGGGTGTCACGATGTGCAGTGTGAGTGTACAGGTTTTGTACAGTGTACTGTTTTGAGGTGACTGGAATGTGTCATTAATGCCTTTCTGCTCCTGTTGaagctttttatttcatgtggAGTGAGGATGCTGTCTCAGAAGTGAATGGAAAAGTCACTCGGTCCTTTAACCTTTCCAGATAATTTGATCTGTTACCAGCCTTTTCCATGTCTTTGCTTCAAACTGGTTCCCAGCAGTGGGGTTCAGTAACTTCTCACTATCCCATCCCAGTACGATGGTGTCAGCTTTCCCTCATATTGATCTTTGAATGTCTGTAACTGTGCAGTGCTCTTTGTACCCATGGGGCTTATTAAATTACTCCCTTGGGGGgattattgatttttttttaaacacttaaCAAACCACCTAGTGAAACTTGAAATTCTTCCATTCGACCCGTGGTGTTCTGAAGTTGTCCTGACTTAACAGAAATCCCTGTCAAACAAATAGATTAGCATGTGATAATACATggcagtattttaaattacttgcCTGGAGAAGTTCTAGTGGAAGAGGCTGTAGTTaaattttcccctccttttgACAAAAGAAGCATAAATGCCTTTGGGATCTGAAGCCATTAATTACAGCCATTTAATTATTGTGTGTAGCTAATGAGTCCTGCTCGTGTATGTGGTGACAGCCTGGTCTCTCGGTTTGGAAGGTGTTTCCTAGAAGCACGTTGCAAGGCCTTGCTTGCATGGGGGAGCAACGTATTTTACTGAAGTCTAAggctgtttttttcattgttttatgCTTTTTGTGACAAAAAGAGCACAGAGGAACTTTTGAAAATACCCAGTATCAAAAACTTAGAATTCACATGTCATTTGTGGGAGGCTTTATACATCTTGTTCCATGCAAGGAGGACAATAATGTTCCAAAATATCTCACTGTGTAGGAAAACCACCTCTTTCTCCCTGTAACCACCCTGCCACAGTTGAGGATAAGAATAGACAGAAACAAAGTTGTGTTACCACAGTTTTTAATACCATTCTAAAAGATGGAGTACCACTACTGTGGTTCTTGCCTGCTGAGCATTTCTGAAGAGTAGATGGGTTGGCAAAACTGGCATGTTTCCTTCCCCCTTGCCGGCTGTACGGGTGTGCAGGAGAATGAGCCAAGTGAGGAGGAAACACTGTATGGCAGTACTGTCTTGTAGCACAAGCATGGCTCTGTTGGGCAGgtaaagcagagctgctttaCCTGCATCTCATcatgctgagcagctctgctgttcagTAAAGGTATTTAATAGGATAATACAGTTGAAACTATTAAAATTCCAAGGAAAACCTAAAAGTGAATAATTGCTGTGTCTTAATGCTTTCTTTGGGGCAACGTAAGAAGGAGTACTTCATGGGGCTTTCCTTTACTTTTGCAGTGATATTGTAGTCCAGATAGTAGATGCCAGAAACCCTCTTCTGTTTAGATGTCAAGACCTGGTAAGGAAACCACTTTCTTGAATGTTGTCTTCATTTTATGTCGTATTGTTTATGTGATATATTTTTTGCTCAGTGCATTCAGCCACTTTGGAGCTGTTTCACTGTTGTGCCTGAGTGGATGTCTTATTAATTGATGCAAGTATTCTggcataaaattatttttgtctttctgtatTTCACACAGAATGTTGTGGGTTTAGAGGCTCTTTTGCAGATGTTACattgcagattttattttattcctcattACCCATTAGAAGTGTCCTCACATAAAGGAATTGTCTTATGTAAAAGCATAGTGGAATAAAAGTGGGTGAGGATTACAAAGGATCAAAAGTTATTGAAGAGACAAGTTTGTAATGATAGGCTATAGAATACTGCATCAGGGAGACATGAAATTGGTCAAATAGTTATCTTAGGAGCTCCTGATGCAGGATGCTGATTAATATCTTGTCACAGCTCTAAGCAGACAAGGTGTTTGCACACATGGCCAGCAACAAGCTGTATTGTGGTAGTTGCATGCTCCAATTTGTTCTTGTGGCtgtctgctgagcagcacttccACCAACCTAGGGATGGTAAGCTTGGCTACACTTGTGTGGAGCTGCATGGAGTAATTTGTCTTGCTGATCTTGTGTTGTCTTGGCATGGAAGGAATTGAAACCAGAGTGCAAACTGATCcttctcttgttttctgtaGGAAAGTTATGTTAAGGAAGTCAGTAATGACAAGGAGAACATGATCCTGATCAACAAAGCAGATTTGCTAAGTGAGGAGCAGCGTGCTGCTTGGGCACAGTTCTTTGAGAACGAGGGTGTCAAGGTGGTGTTCTGGTCAGCTTTGGCAGAGTGTGAACGGCTGTGTGGAGAAGCAAAGGTACTGCAGGTGACCAGTTCAAAATAGGCctgtggtggctgctgctggtaaCAGCTAAGCACTGAGTTGGCAGCTCTTGGGATCTGGCTGATGACAGCTCACCgagccagcagcagggtttggggttgtCTTTGCATTTCACCTCTGAAACCTTTGCTGTTCCCACAGGAACTGGGCTCTGAGGGGGGAGCAGAGCGCCTGAGCAGTTCTGAGGATGAAGGCTCCAGTCAGGAAAatgacagcacagcacaaggaAGCGCAGAAAGAGCATCCACAGGCAGCACTTGGCCAAGTGCAAACCAGCTCCTGGGGAGTGATGATAACAGCAGTGATGAATATGAAGACTGTGAAGATGGTGAAGAGGAGGACTGGCAAACCTGTTCTGAAGATGAAGCTAGTGACAACATAAATGCTGTTGGTCCAGAGAGGATGGAAGGCAGGACTGATggtgctgcagtgcagcacagagTGCAGGAGCGGAGCAGGAACGTCAGGAACTTCAGCCATCTGGTACAGAGAAATGAGCtgctggagatattcaaaactaTGCACAATGGACCAAGGGTGAAGGATGGGGAAGTAAATGTTGGGCTGGTGAGTTGGACTTTGTGCTTAAATGGACCTTACTTAATCTAAATTTTAATTCCATGTGCCCTCCATGGGAAAAATTCATCCTGTAGCCTGGATTCCTATAAAGGTATAAAAACTAGCAAGCACAAACCGCTGTTTGTTTTGTGCAAAGATTAATACTGAAGTTCCTAGAGCTCAGTGTTCCCCCCTGTTTGCcctagttttttttttagaacatTTTATTAAAGAACTTTTTTGTCGGAGCTCTGTCAGTCTTTTGGCATCACCCTGCCTAATAACATTTCACTTCCTTGTCATCTAGGTGGGTTACCCAAATGTTGGCAAAAGTTCAACCATCAACACAATCCTTGGAAATAAGAAGGTGTCAGTGTCTGCTACACCAGGCCGTACAAAACACTTCCAGGTATTGCTAACAAATAACATCAGTCTTTTtatcatttctttttccccagtggAAGAGCTTCATTATGACCTAGATGCAACCACATGGCCTCACTgtgagagctctgccagcctgaactgtggccagcagagcaggttGGAGAGGGGTGGTCTTGATGTGCGTAATTTTGGAACTTTAATTCTTCCTTCTAAACTTGTGCTTGATTTTGAGTCACTCAtgagagctgctgtgcaatGGGGCATGTTTTCCATCTCCTGATTTTATTTAGTTACCTTGTCCCGTTTTTCCAACATCAGTCATGAGGGGAGAAGCTTTTTAACATGAGTGTTCCTCCAAGTCGCTTAAGGTCAAGGCTTCAACTATCCTTGTCAACATCATTGCTGTGAATAAATGTAgttttgctgatatttttatattatatttatttttgaggtAGCAGCTCCAATGCTCCAATGGTAGTGTGGGACCATTGTGGGTTTGGTACTTTTCAAACTCCTAGCTGTTTCAGAAGGTCCAATACACTTAAAGCTTTCTGGAGTGCTTTCTTCTCTCCCATCCGACTGGAGAGCTGAAGATCTTGCTGCCCCCATCTGGACACCTTATTTAGGAACTTCGAAAAATGTTGCTGTCTTCTACATCTGATCTCCTTAATTCGTTGGCTGGGATCAGCAGGGCAGGTGTCTGTGTTAGTAGAATTTCTGCTTATTGTCATTTGCATCCGTGTTTTATCtatgcatttgattttttttttgtttctttttcctccatggACACTGAGTTGCCATAGTGAACTAATGGGTTATCTATCATGTAGACCCTGTATGTGGAGCCTGGCCTGTGCCTTTGTGATTGCCCCGGCCTGGTGATGCCGTCTTTCGTCTCTACCAAGGCAGAAATGATTTGTTCTGGAATTCTGCCTATAGATCAGATGAGGGACCATGTTCCAGCTGTTTCTCTAATATCCTTTGCATGGGGTTTGTAAGAGTGCATGCAAGGGTTGGATCTGGAGTAGGCCAAGTAGCATGTTCCAGCCTTGCTGGGAGCACATTGTGCTCGTGCTTTGAGGGAGGTGGGACATACTGGATAACACAGTCCTGCTGTGTTGGTCTTTTCCTATCTCATTTCAACTTGGTCATGTTGTCACACTTGTGTTATTTTTCTAGTTTGCTACAAAATCCAAAAGTCATTCTTTTGTGTGTGCTCTTAGAGTGACAAGGGCAAGCTGTAAATCACAAAGTGGTTTCCTTCACTAGCTTATGTTTGCCAGCATATCCCACGCAACATTTTGGAAGCAACCTATGGAATAAATATCATAAGGCCAAGGGAAGATGAGGACCCAGATCGAAAGCCAACAGCTGAAGAGCTGCTAACAGCATATGGATGTGAGTGATGATCCTTTTAAAACCTGTCACCTCCACTGCGTGCATGGTCCTGAACGTGGCCTTAGGAGAACATTGTAAAGTTAGGCCCAGCTTGGGTTTGTTGTGCACTGGACCTCTTCGACAGGACTTGTCCTCCTCTCAGAATGGTCTTTGTTAATGGCTCATCTCCTGTGTGAGTTGGAGTGGTGCTTTGCCAGTCTCATCTGACAGATGTAGTGATAGTGTGGAAGGTATTGGTGAAATGCCTTGCCAGTCTGTAGTTTGGTGCTCTTGCCCTTTCAGATATCTCCCACCATCTGTGTCTGAATTAGACTTTGAAGAATGCAGTAAATTCTCATTCTCtgcctttaaaacaaaaataaaaccctagCAGTGTTCTGCTGGTAGGAAGGTGTCAGCTCTTATAATTTCTTTCAGGTCAGGATGCTTCTGCAGTACCTTTGCAGTCACCAAagttcttcccttttttttccc
The genomic region above belongs to Motacilla alba alba isolate MOTALB_02 chromosome 9, Motacilla_alba_V1.0_pri, whole genome shotgun sequence and contains:
- the LSG1 gene encoding large subunit GTPase 1 homolog isoform X4, producing MGKKRSDGLGRCLQRQRGLERRGASSWLHASEVVAERGPELRSAPEQSPLEEFLATAELAGTRFVAERLNAQIVSAQSCTGLLTAQEAQRVRQLHQENQEFLRIPRRPHWDRTTSAEDLKQAERESFLEWRRQLAHLEEEKKLILTPFERNLEFWRQLWRVIERSDIVVQIVDARNPLLFRCQDLESYVKEVSNDKENMILINKADLLSEEQRAAWAQFFENEGVKVVFWSALAECERLCGEAKELGSEGGAERLSSSEDEGSSQENDSTAQGSAERASTGSTWPSANQLLGSDDNSSDEYEDCEDGEEEDWQTCSEDEASDNINAVGPERMEGRTDGAAVQHRVQERSRNVRNFSHLVQRNELLEIFKTMHNGPRVKDGEVNVGLVGYPNVGKSSTINTILGNKKVSVSATPGRTKHFQTLYVEPGLCLCDCPGLVMPSFVSTKAEMICSGILPIDQMRDHVPAVSLVCQHIPRNILEATYGINIIRPREDEDPDRKPTAEELLTAYGYMRGFMTSHGQPDQPRSARYVLKDYVSGKLLYCHPPPGIDPNDFQHQHQRCPDSTTVQATGQMKPEKNTKAKQIENVVDKTFFHQENVRALMKGVRAAMGYRPGSGLVPAAAPNPANVVGKPWKKHGNRNKKEKIRRITKHLEA
- the LSG1 gene encoding large subunit GTPase 1 homolog isoform X2 gives rise to the protein MGKKRSDGLGRCLQRQRGLERRGASSWLHASEVVAERGPELRSAPEQSPLEEFLATAELAGTRFVAERLNAQIVSAQSCTGLLTAQEAQRVRQLHQENQEFLRIPRRPHWDRTTSAEDLKQAERESFLEWRRQLAHLEEEKKLILTPFERNLEFWRQLWRVIERSDIVVQIVDARNPLLFRCQDLESYVKEVSNDKENMILINKADLLSEEQRAAWAQFFENEGVKVVFWSALAECERLCGEAKVLQELGSEGGAERLSSSEDEGSSQENDSTAQGSAERASTGSTWPSANQLLGSDDNSSDEYEDCEDGEEEDWQTCSEDEASDNINAVGPERMEGRTDGAAVQHRVQERSRNVRNFSHLVQRNELLEIFKTMHNGPRVKDGEVNVGLVGYPNVGKSSTINTILGNKKVSVSATPGRTKHFQTLYVEPGLCLCDCPGLVMPSFVSTKAEMICSGILPIDQMRDHVPAVSLVCQHIPRNILEATYGINIIRPREDEDPDRKPTAEELLTAYGYMRGFMTSHGQPDQPRSARYVLKDYVSGKLLYCHPPPGIDPNDFQHQHQRCPDSTTVQATGQMKPEKNTKAKQIENVVDKTFFHQENVRALMKGVRAAMGYRPGSGLVPAAAPNPANVVGKPWKKHGNRNKKEKIRRITKHLEA
- the LSG1 gene encoding large subunit GTPase 1 homolog isoform X3, translating into MPGRAGRAAEGAGRRKGRRKRAVERGARPAPSVGGAAAAAHGQEAERWARALPAAAARAGAPRRLLMERLNAQIVSAQSCTGLLTAQEAQRVRQLHQENQEFLRIPRRPHWDRTTSAEDLKQAERESFLEWRRQLAHLEEEKKLILTPFERNLEFWRQLWRVIERSDIVVQIVDARNPLLFRCQDLESYVKEVSNDKENMILINKADLLSEEQRAAWAQFFENEGVKVVFWSALAECERLCGEAKELGSEGGAERLSSSEDEGSSQENDSTAQGSAERASTGSTWPSANQLLGSDDNSSDEYEDCEDGEEEDWQTCSEDEASDNINAVGPERMEGRTDGAAVQHRVQERSRNVRNFSHLVQRNELLEIFKTMHNGPRVKDGEVNVGLVGYPNVGKSSTINTILGNKKVSVSATPGRTKHFQTLYVEPGLCLCDCPGLVMPSFVSTKAEMICSGILPIDQMRDHVPAVSLVCQHIPRNILEATYGINIIRPREDEDPDRKPTAEELLTAYGYMRGFMTSHGQPDQPRSARYVLKDYVSGKLLYCHPPPGIDPNDFQHQHQRCPDSTTVQATGQMKPEKNTKAKQIENVVDKTFFHQENVRALMKGVRAAMGYRPGSGLVPAAAPNPANVVGKPWKKHGNRNKKEKIRRITKHLEA
- the LSG1 gene encoding large subunit GTPase 1 homolog isoform X1, with protein sequence MPGRAGRAAEGAGRRKGRRKRAVERGARPAPSVGGAAAAAHGQEAERWARALPAAAARAGAPRRLLMERLNAQIVSAQSCTGLLTAQEAQRVRQLHQENQEFLRIPRRPHWDRTTSAEDLKQAERESFLEWRRQLAHLEEEKKLILTPFERNLEFWRQLWRVIERSDIVVQIVDARNPLLFRCQDLESYVKEVSNDKENMILINKADLLSEEQRAAWAQFFENEGVKVVFWSALAECERLCGEAKVLQELGSEGGAERLSSSEDEGSSQENDSTAQGSAERASTGSTWPSANQLLGSDDNSSDEYEDCEDGEEEDWQTCSEDEASDNINAVGPERMEGRTDGAAVQHRVQERSRNVRNFSHLVQRNELLEIFKTMHNGPRVKDGEVNVGLVGYPNVGKSSTINTILGNKKVSVSATPGRTKHFQTLYVEPGLCLCDCPGLVMPSFVSTKAEMICSGILPIDQMRDHVPAVSLVCQHIPRNILEATYGINIIRPREDEDPDRKPTAEELLTAYGYMRGFMTSHGQPDQPRSARYVLKDYVSGKLLYCHPPPGIDPNDFQHQHQRCPDSTTVQATGQMKPEKNTKAKQIENVVDKTFFHQENVRALMKGVRAAMGYRPGSGLVPAAAPNPANVVGKPWKKHGNRNKKEKIRRITKHLEA